Proteins co-encoded in one Candidatus Cloacimonadota bacterium genomic window:
- a CDS encoding DUF1015 domain-containing protein, translating to MAVFKPFRALRPVPKYAADIASLPYDVMDSDEARIEVKKHPLSYIHVEKPEVDLPVGTDLYDPAVYAKAKENLDNYSRQGYMMQDPKPYFYIYRQTMDGREQNGLVGLASVDEYMDGKIKKHEFTRADKEADRIRHVDTCDAHPSPVFFTYRHQDAIDTVVEKVKQAKDPVYDFVSDDGIGHSLWLVDEPADIAAIQDAFAKMDCLYVADGHHRTASAAKVGLLRREKYPDYTGEEEFNFFMTVIFPDNQLKIFDYNRVVKDLNGHSKEEFLKLVEEKFEITPIKEAGNFHPGKTHEIGMYLDRCWYRLVPKAGTWDAANPVASLDVSILQDNLLHPILGIGDPRRDTRIDFVGGIRGLDELVRRVDSGREVVAFAMYPTSMDELLSIADAGMIMPPKSTWFEPKLRSGLFIHPLT from the coding sequence ATGGCAGTATTCAAACCCTTCCGGGCCCTGCGTCCGGTACCCAAATACGCGGCGGACATAGCTTCGCTGCCCTATGATGTGATGGATTCGGACGAAGCCCGGATCGAGGTTAAGAAGCACCCGCTCAGCTATATCCACGTGGAGAAGCCGGAGGTTGACCTGCCGGTCGGCACCGATCTTTACGATCCCGCGGTTTACGCCAAAGCGAAGGAGAACCTAGACAACTACAGCCGCCAGGGCTACATGATGCAGGATCCCAAGCCTTATTTCTACATTTACCGCCAAACCATGGACGGCCGCGAGCAGAACGGCCTGGTGGGCCTCGCCTCGGTTGATGAATACATGGACGGCAAGATCAAGAAGCACGAATTTACCCGCGCCGACAAAGAAGCGGACCGCATCCGCCACGTTGACACCTGCGATGCCCACCCTTCACCGGTCTTTTTCACCTACCGTCACCAGGATGCCATCGACACTGTGGTGGAGAAAGTTAAACAGGCCAAAGACCCTGTTTACGACTTCGTTTCCGACGACGGCATCGGCCATTCGCTCTGGCTGGTGGATGAGCCTGCCGACATCGCCGCCATCCAAGACGCTTTTGCCAAAATGGATTGCCTCTATGTGGCTGACGGGCATCACCGCACCGCCAGCGCGGCCAAGGTGGGCCTTCTGCGCCGGGAAAAATATCCGGACTACACCGGAGAAGAAGAGTTCAATTTCTTCATGACCGTGATCTTCCCAGACAACCAGCTTAAGATATTTGATTACAACCGCGTGGTGAAAGACCTGAACGGCCATTCCAAAGAGGAGTTCCTGAAGCTGGTGGAAGAAAAATTCGAAATCACCCCCATAAAGGAAGCGGGCAATTTCCACCCCGGCAAGACCCACGAAATCGGTATGTATCTGGACCGCTGCTGGTATCGCCTGGTTCCCAAAGCTGGCACCTGGGACGCCGCCAATCCGGTGGCCTCGCTGGACGTTTCCATTTTGCAGGACAATTTGCTGCATCCCATTTTGGGCATCGGCGATCCCCGCCGGGACACCCGGATCGACTTTGTGGGCGGCATCCGCGGCCTCGATGAACTGGTCCGCCGCGTGGACAGCGGCAGGGAAGTGGTGGCTTTCGCCATGTATCCCACCTCCATGGACGAACTTCTGAGCATCGCCGACGCGGGCATGATCATGCCTCCCAAATCCACCTGGTTCGAGCCCAAACTGCGTTCGGGACTTTTCATCCATCCCCTTACGTGA